A stretch of DNA from Fimbriimonadaceae bacterium:
CAACGCCGTGATGTCTTTCAGAGAGTGCGGGACGAAATTATCGATCGGCTGTGTCTATTTGGGGGCAATGTGGCACAGGTTCCGATTGCGGCCATACAATGTTATTGATGCAACCCTCATAACTCTCCCAAAGCGGCGAGACTGGCGTAATCACTGGGGACGTTAGGCAACTACCCAGGGAATTAGAGCCGTTTGGACCTGTCTGGAGTTTTTCGGCCCTAGAGCATTTTTTTGCAATATTATGCCGTATTTTCGATCGCGGCATCACAACCATTTGGCTCACTCTGGTTCCATTCGCCCTATCACGGGCCATCGTTACTTCGAGAGAAAAATCTGAATCACCGCTACTAGCGCATTGTTTGGTCATTCCATACTTGCCGCACGTTTTTCGTACAACCGTTTTGCATAGCTGTCACACGGTGCTCCTCGTGTTCTGAGGAACACTTCTGAGGGATGACGTAGTGTCCCTTAGTGTCCCCTGTTGTCCCCTAGTGTCCCCGAACGGGCCTCTTTCACCACCGCACGCCGATGCGTATGGTTTGACCATACATCGAGCGACGAAACGTAAAGGAGACGTGATGGAACAAACATGGTTAACCGTCGATGAGTTGGCCGCCGTCCTCAAAGTCAGTCCAAAGTCGATCCGCCGGGCCTACCGCAAAGGCGAGATTCCGGTAGATCGATTCTGCCGATTTGTACGTTTCGATCTGGAGCGCGTGAAGGAGGCCCTGAAGGCCAAGGGGCGTGGTCAGACCTTTGTGGTGTCCATGAGGAAGGAGGGACAGCGCAGCGCGACCGACGGCGCCAGCGGGCGGCGCGCGCAGCGGACCAGCCCCCGACTTGGTAAGACGGGGGCGTCTATCGCACAAACGCCAAGGAGGAAGAAATGACCGTCTCCGGAGGATTCACCCAAACCATCGATTGGCTGGCCTTCACCCTGCCGAAGGCTGAAGTCGCAGACGTGATCAGGCTCATTGGTGGCGACTGGTTCCAGAGTGAGACCGGCTTTCGCGGCTATCCCGTGGCTCAGCTCATGACGCAGGGCAAGACGGGTGTCGGCAAACTGGGGACGGGTGCTCCTCGCAATCCGAAGGAAGTGCATGTGGATCTGTCGGCTGGGATTGTCTCCCAGTGGGATGAGGCCAAGCTCAAGACGGTCCTGGCCTGGATCTTCGCTCAAAAAGGCCATGTCACCCGCATTGATGTGGCCCTGGATGACCGGGAGGCCACTGTCGCAGTCGAGACGGTCCGGCAAGCCGTGGAGGCCGGACAAGTGGTGAGTCGATCCAAACAGTTCAAGGTCATCCAGGCTTCGAATCATCGCCAGGGAATCCGAACCGGAGAGACTCTCTATTTCGGCAGTCGGGAGAGCCAAAGCATGCTCCGTGTCTATGACAAACGGTTGGAACTCCAGAGTCGTGGACGAGAAGACGCGGAGACTTACGGCGTCCGGTGGGAAATGGAATTCAAACAGGACCGGGCGCAAGCCTGCGCCAAAGCGCTGCTCACACTCGATTCCGAAGATTGGCGGGCCTTCTTAGTTGGGGTCCTGCGCTCCTATGTGGATTTTCGAGAGACCACGCGAGAGGCCGAATCGTACGAAAAGTATCGGGCGCCCTTGCTGAGCTGGTGGGAGGGCTTAACCGAAGGCTTTCGGCGCTGTCGGCTCGTGGTCGAACGCATTCAACAGCGGCTGGATGATGTCGTCGCGTGGTTCGCCAACGCCCTCAGCCCCATGCTCGCCGTGGTCGTGGCCTGTCGCGGTGATCAGTTTTTGACGGAGATGATTTATGCGGGCACGAAACGATGGAACCAGAAGCACTATGCCCTGTTGAAGCAACGCAAGAAGGTGGTGACGCCCTATGTGCTTCATCTCAAACCTCGGACATAACGTGGTGTACGTCCGTGCCTGTCCAGATCCGGATTGCAACGCCGCTGGAGCCTGGGGTGAGTTTCGGAAGGGAAAGTTGTTTGTGATCTGCACCACCTGTCGTTTCCAATTTCAGTTGCTGCCGAAAGTCCGGTTTGCGGGCCGGGGCGTGTGGGTCAGGCGCAGAGCTGATCCGAGGGTCTTTTCACAATCAGGAGGGTCGAACGATGCAAGTCAAAGCAGAGGGGGCGGTGCAGGGGTATGTGGAGCGGAGGAGCCGGGAGGGCAAGGTGTTTCGGTCGGTGGATCTGTATGTGAAGGGCAAAGATCCGGGGGTGCTGCGATTGGGGATACCGGAGGATCAGATGTCGCTCATTGAGGTCTGTAAGCAGGCGGAAGGTAAACAGGCCAAGGTGTCGATCGAAGTGCGCAAGTTCGAACAGACCGGACGCACGTTCTTCGATCTGTCTGCCTTGGAAGTCCTGAAGTAACGGCAGAGGGAGGAAGGCCGGTGGATCTCACGATCATTCTTGTGGCGGTCCTGTTACTGGCCTTCCTCACCGGCTTGGGAGTCGGACGATTGTGAAACTGCTTTCTTTAACCAGTTATCTGACGTTCATCTGGGGACTCTTGTTCTCCATCTGCCTGACGCCGGTGGAATCCTTAGGCCAGACAACGACGCAATATTCTCGGGTCGTCGCCCAGGCCGAACGCATTGCCTATCTAGCCGCACAACGCTCTGCCTTGGCCTCTCAAGTCGCCACGGCAGCCCTGGCGCCTTCTGCTGCCTCGTTGGCCGTTCGCATGGTGGCGGGCCCTATTGGTTGGGCGGCCCTCGGAGTCAGTGCAGGCTTGGTGCTCGCCCAGATGTACTATTCACAGCCGGATCTGGCCGCCATCAAACAGGCGGCGTCTCCCCCGACAGGCAACTGGACCTATTCGTACAATGGGCAGACCTACACCATTCCGAATCACAACATCGCGGGAAGTCCCGCTCCCGCACCAGTCTGTCCCGGTGGACTCATGTTCGGCTATTTGGGCAGTCCGACGCCGGGCATGACCTCCGCCGGACCCACGAACTGGTGGTGTCCGCCGAGTCCTGCGCAACAAGTCACCGGCACGCCCACGGCATCGAACATTCAGCAGTACCTCTTGGCGCAATCGCCCAGTTCACCCAATGCCATCGAACAACATTCGAGTCCAGTCGGCACCACCGGCACGACGCAGCCAGCGGACAATACGGTCTCGCAGCCA
This window harbors:
- a CDS encoding helix-turn-helix domain-containing protein; amino-acid sequence: MEQTWLTVDELAAVLKVSPKSIRRAYRKGEIPVDRFCRFVRFDLERVKEALKAKGRGQTFVVSMRKEGQRSATDGASGRRAQRTSPRLGKTGASIAQTPRRKK
- a CDS encoding replication initiation factor domain-containing protein, translated to MTVSGGFTQTIDWLAFTLPKAEVADVIRLIGGDWFQSETGFRGYPVAQLMTQGKTGVGKLGTGAPRNPKEVHVDLSAGIVSQWDEAKLKTVLAWIFAQKGHVTRIDVALDDREATVAVETVRQAVEAGQVVSRSKQFKVIQASNHRQGIRTGETLYFGSRESQSMLRVYDKRLELQSRGREDAETYGVRWEMEFKQDRAQACAKALLTLDSEDWRAFLVGVLRSYVDFRETTREAESYEKYRAPLLSWWEGLTEGFRRCRLVVERIQQRLDDVVAWFANALSPMLAVVVACRGDQFLTEMIYAGTKRWNQKHYALLKQRKKVVTPYVLHLKPRT